Proteins encoded by one window of Arachis hypogaea cultivar Tifrunner chromosome 1, arahy.Tifrunner.gnm2.J5K5, whole genome shotgun sequence:
- the LOC112708940 gene encoding protein MIZU-KUSSEI 1, with the protein MKTLLMERTTTSTNSTTSSTSNLTLNSSGNPSQDMSSKRHHFHWTNKVGNEEEEQQEEAELSLPTSQTVSKIIEEETKAAKEEQLLDNKAVQGTTSQARRKLQAVAISKLRSVLTVFNKNRSNLPFGLGPRVVGTLFGYRRGHVHFAFQKDPTSQPAFLIELATPISGLVREMASGLVRIALECDKEKNKEGVENEKKEKKEKKQARLLQETLWRTYCNGKKCGYATRRECGPKDWDILKAVEPISMGAGVLPVNNNNGEGGGGSDGGEVMYMRARFERIVGSRDSEAFYMMNPDSNGAPELSIYLLRV; encoded by the coding sequence ATGAAGACACTACTCATGGAGAGGACAACCACCTCAACAAactcaacaacctcatcaacctCAAACTTAACCTTAAACTCTTCAGGAAACCCATCTCAAGACATGTCTTCCAAGAGGCACCACTTCCACTGGACTAACAAAGTtggaaacgaagaagaagaacagcAAGAAGAAGCTGAACTATCACTTCCCACTTCCCAGACAGTGTCCAAGATCATAGAAGAGGAGACAAAAGCAGCAAAAGAAGAACAACTTCTTGACAACAAAGCTGTTCAAGGAACAACTTCACAAGCAAGGAGGAAGCTTCAGGCAGTGGCAATCTCCAAACTCCGTTCAGTTCTCACAGTTTTCAACAAGAACCGTTCCAACCTACCCTTTGGTCTTGGCCCTCGTGTAGTTGGAACACTCTTCGGTTACCGTCGTGGCCATGTCCATTTTGCTTTTCAGAAGGACCCCACTTCACAACCCGCGTTTCTCATAGAGCTTGCAACACCGATAAGCGGTTTGGTTCGGGAAATGGCTTCTGGGTTGGTCAGAATCGCCTTGGAATGTGATAAAGAGAAGAACAAAGAAGGTGTAGAGaatgagaagaaggagaagaaggagaagaagcaaGCGAGGCTTCTTCAGGAGACTCTGTGGAGGACCTATTGCAACGGTAAAAAGTGTGGCTATGCTACAAGGAGAGAGTGTGGGCCTAAAGACTGGGATATTCTGAAAGCCGTGGAACCAATTTCAATGGGTGCTGGTGTTCTTCCAGTGAACAACAACAATGGTGAGGGTGGTGGTGGTTCTGATGGTGGTGAAGTTATGTATATGAGGGCAAGGTTTGAGAGAATTGTTGGGTCAAGAGACTCTGAAGCTTTCTATATGATGAACCCTGATAGCAATGGAGCACCTGAACTTAGTATCTATTTGCTTAGAGTCTAG
- the LOC112708950 gene encoding protein Dr1 homolog isoform X1 encodes MEPMDIVGKSKEDASLPKATMTKIIKEMLPPDVRVARDAQDLLIECCVEFINLVSSESNEVCSREEKRTIAPEHVLKALEVLGFGEYIEEVYAAYEQHKLETMQDSLKGGGKWSNGAEMTEEEALAEQQRMFAEARARMNGGAIASKQPEADQSLDS; translated from the exons ATGGAGCCTATGGACATCGTCGGCAAATCGAAGGAAGACGCTTCGCTTCCTAAag CAACAATGACAAAAATTATTAAAGAGATGTTACCTCCAGATGTACGTGTTGCAAGAGACGCACAAGATCTATTGATCGAGTGTTGTGTAG AATTTATAAACCTTGTTTCGTCGGAGTCCAATGAAGTCTGTAGCAGAGAGGAAAAACGGACTATTGCACCTGAGCATGTACTGAAGGCTTTAGAG GTCCTCGGCTTTGGCGAGTACATTGAAGAAGTCTATGCAGCATATGAACAGCACAAGCTGGAGACCATG CAGGACTCTTTAAAAGGTGGTGGTAAGTGGAGCAATGGAGCTGAGATGACCGAAGAAGAAGCATTAGCAGAGCAGCAACGGATGTTTGCAGAGGCGCGAGCCAGGATGAATGGCGGGGCTATTGCTTCCAAGCAACCAGAAGCTGACCAAAGTTTAGATAGCTAA
- the LOC112708950 gene encoding protein Dr1 homolog isoform X2, with protein sequence MEPMDIVGKSKEDASLPKATMTKIIKEMLPPDVRVARDAQDLLIECCVEFINLVSSESNEVCSREEKRTIAPEHVLKALEVLGFGEYIEEVYAAYEQHKLETMDSLKGGGKWSNGAEMTEEEALAEQQRMFAEARARMNGGAIASKQPEADQSLDS encoded by the exons ATGGAGCCTATGGACATCGTCGGCAAATCGAAGGAAGACGCTTCGCTTCCTAAag CAACAATGACAAAAATTATTAAAGAGATGTTACCTCCAGATGTACGTGTTGCAAGAGACGCACAAGATCTATTGATCGAGTGTTGTGTAG AATTTATAAACCTTGTTTCGTCGGAGTCCAATGAAGTCTGTAGCAGAGAGGAAAAACGGACTATTGCACCTGAGCATGTACTGAAGGCTTTAGAG GTCCTCGGCTTTGGCGAGTACATTGAAGAAGTCTATGCAGCATATGAACAGCACAAGCTGGAGACCATG GACTCTTTAAAAGGTGGTGGTAAGTGGAGCAATGGAGCTGAGATGACCGAAGAAGAAGCATTAGCAGAGCAGCAACGGATGTTTGCAGAGGCGCGAGCCAGGATGAATGGCGGGGCTATTGCTTCCAAGCAACCAGAAGCTGACCAAAGTTTAGATAGCTAA